CGCCTGGCCGATAAAATCCACAGTAGAATCCTACAGGACTTCTGAGATAATGAGCGGTACGAACTATGTAAACTTGGTTACGTACTCAGCGCGTTTACCTGCCTGCTGAGGCGAGATATTTTCCTGGAAGCGTTTTTGCGGTGGATGGCCCCTTTGTTGGCAGTCTTTTGGATAACAGGGATAGCCGTGGCCAAGGCAGCCCTGGCTTTTTCTGGAGATTGCTCACTGATAGAGGCCCTGACGGTCTTGATGACATTTTTTACCCGTGTGCGGTTAGATTTGTTCCGCAGGTTCCTGACCTCATTCTGTCTGGCTCGTTTTATGACCGATTTATGTGTTGCCAAAGTCTCTTGCTCCTTTCAAAAAGCTCTAAAAAATCAAAAAATATTCAATCTAATCCTATTTGTCAAGAACTATTTATACACCAGGGCGTTGATGCTAAATCCAGGATGTCCGATGGTTTTTGTCATTAGTCACTGGTCACTGGTTGGCCGGTTAAGTTGAAGGCTTACGGTGCAAGGCGCAAGGCAAAAGGGATTTTTACTTTTTTGATGTCGGCCGGTTTGCCGGTATCCAGTACCCAGCATCC
This window of the Deltaproteobacteria bacterium genome carries:
- a CDS encoding 30S ribosomal protein S20, coding for MATHKSVIKRARQNEVRNLRNKSNRTRVKNVIKTVRASISEQSPEKARAALATAIPVIQKTANKGAIHRKNASRKISRLSRQVNALST